The proteins below come from a single Malus sylvestris chromosome 3, drMalSylv7.2, whole genome shotgun sequence genomic window:
- the LOC126615732 gene encoding proteasome subunit beta type-4-like, with the protein MESNQSKPGLLCNPEVSQRTLYPYVTGTSVVALKYKDGILMAADMGGSYGSTLRYKSVERMKPVGKHSLLGASGEISDFQELLRYLDELILYDNMWDDGNSLGPKEVHNYLTRVMYNRRNKFDPLWNSLVLGGVKKGQKYLGMVSMIGVNFEDNHVATGFGNHLARPILRDEWHENLTFEEGVKLLEKCMRVLLYRDRSAVNKLQISKITEEGVTISQPYSLKTFWGFSAFENPTLGAEGSW; encoded by the exons ATGGAGTCGAATCAATCCAAACCCGGCCTACTGTGCAATCCTGAAGTCTCTCAGAGAACCCT GTATCCATATGTGACTGGTACATCTGTTGTGGCTCTCAAGTACAAAGATGGAATTTTGATGGCTGCTGATATGGGAG GTTCTTATGGGTCTACCCTGCGGTACAAAAGTGTAGAGCGAATGAAGCCCGTTGGAAAGCATTCCCTTCTTGGCGCAAGTGGAGAAATAAGTGACTTTCAGGAGCTATTACGTTATCTTGACGAGCTCAT CCTATACGACAACATGTGGGATGATGGGAACTCTTTGGGACCAAAAGAGGTGCACAACTATCTGACCCGTGTGATGTACAATAGGCGTAACAAATTTGATCCACTGTGGAACTCTCTTGTCCTTGGTGGAGTAAAAAAGGGACAGAAGTACCTTGGCATG GTTAGCATGATAGGCGTGAATTTTGAGGATAATCATGTAGCTACAGGATTTGGAAATCACCTAGCACGGCCTATTCTTCGTGACGAGTGGCATGAGAACTTGACTTTTGAAGAAGGAGTAAAGTTGCTGGAGAAGTGCATGCGTGTCCTTCTCTATCGTGATCGATCTGCTGTCAACAAGCTTCAG ATATCTAAAATCACTGAAGAAGGTGTGACCATCTCTCAGCCTTACTCTTTGAAGACTTTCTGGGGCTTCTCCGCTTTCGAAAATCCAACATTGGGCGCTGAAGGATCATGGTAG
- the LOC126615147 gene encoding E3 SUMO-protein ligase SIZ1-like — MDLVASCKEKLAYFRIKELKDVLTQLGLSKQGKKQDLVDRILALLSDEQVSKMWARKNAVGKEQVAELVDDIYRKMQISGAPDLASKGQCISDSSNVKIKGEFEDPYHSDIKVRCLCGNSLETESMIKCEDPRCQVWQHMGCVIVPEKPMEGNPPVPELFYCELCRLSRADPFWVTIQHPLQPVKLNATNIPTDGSNPVQNVEKTFQLTRADKDLLSKQEYDVQVWCMLLNDKVAFRMQWPQHADLQVNGVPVRAIYRPGSQLLGANGRDDGPIITPYTKDGFNKISLTGCDARIFCLGVRIVKKRTVQQILNLIPKESDGESFEDALARVCRVVGGGTAMDNDDSDSDLEVVADSFTVNLRCPMSGSRMKVAGRFKPCPHIGCFDLDVFVEMNQRSRKWQCPICLKNYALENVIIDPYFNRITSKMRYCEEDVAEIEVKPDGSWRVKTKSESDRRELGELGRWHLPDSTLSAPTEGESIPKTEVLKQVKLEGVSEGRTGLKLGIRKNHNGFWEFSKPEDMNTSSGNRLQEQFADHELKVIPMSSSATGSGRDGEDASVNQDGGGNFDFSTNNGIEMDSFSLNVYGFSGQNPSAPVGDAEVVLLSDSDDDIMPSGTIYRNDRTDASGISFPAAPSGIADSFGGDPTLGNGGNSCMDLFGNDDEFIPLWSSLPPGTQSGPGFQLFTSEADVPDTLGGLQHGSIHCSTSMNGYTLAPETTMGSATLLPDSSVARSDVDMNGGLVDYPMVFPGDDPSLQIFLPTRPSDASVHSDLRDQVDMSNGVHTDDWISLRLGGDASGINGTPATPNGLNSRVQMPSREGAMDSLADTASLLLGVNDGSRSDRSRRRSNSPFSFPRQKRSARPRLFLSIDSDSD; from the exons ATGGATTTGGTAGCTAGTTGCAAG GAAAAATTGGCATATTTTCGAATAAAAGAGCTCAAAGATGTTCTCACCCAATTAGGTCTTTCGAAGCAGGGGAAGAAGCAG GATCTTGTTGACCGGATATTAGCGCTTCTTTCTGATGAACAAG TTTCTAAAATGTGGGCAAGGAAGAATGCAGTTGGAAAGGAACAGGTGGCGGAACTTGTAGATGACATCTATAG GAAAATGCAGATTTCTGGTGCCCCTGATTTAGCATCAAAGGGACAATGTATCTCTGATAGTAGTAATGTGAAAATAAAAGGCGAATTTGAGGATCCCTACCACTCAGATATAAAGGTTCGCTGTCTCTGCGGGAATTCATTAGAGACAGAGTCAATGATTAAG TGTGAAGATCCAAGATGCCAAGTGTGGCAACACATGGGTTGTGTTATAGTTCCAGAGAAACCTATGGAAGGCAATCCACCAGTTCCTGAGTTATTTTATTGTGAACTTTGTCGACTAAGTCGGGCTGATCC GTTCTGGGTAACTATTCAACATCCTTTACAGCCCGTTAAATTGAATGCTACAAATATTCCAACTGATGG TTCGAATCCAGTGCAAAATGTGGAGAAAACATTTCAACTCACAAGGGCAGACAAGGACTTGCTGTCTAAACAAGAATACGATGTTCAG GTTTGGTGTATGCTTCTAAATGACAAAGTTGCATTCAGGATGCAATGGCCGCAACATGCAGATCTACAGGTCAATG GTGTGCCTGTTCGTGCAATCTATAGACCTGGCTCCCAACTTCTTGGTGCTAATGGTCGTGATGATGGTCCAATT ATCACACCATACACGAAAGACGGATTTAATAAGATTTCCTTAACAGGATGCGATGCCCGTATTTTCTGCTTAGGGGTTCGTATTGTGAAGAAACGCACTGTGCAACAG atTCTCAATCTGATTCCCAAGGAGTCTGATGGTGAAAGTTTTGAAGATGCGCTTGCTCGTGTGTGTCGTGTTGTTGGTGGTGGGACTGCAATGGATAATGATGATAGTGACAGTGATTTGGAAGTTGTTGCAGATTCTTTTACTGTCAATCTACGTTGTCCG ATGAGTGGTTCAAGAATGAAGGTTGCTGGAAGATTCAAGCCCTGCCCTCACATTGGCTGTTTTGATCTTGATGTTTTTGTGGAAATGAATCAACGTTCAAGGAAG TGGCAGTGCCCTATTTGTCTTAAGAACTATGCGCTGGAGAATGTCATTATTGACCCTTATTTCAACCGTATCACTTCAAAG ATGAGGTATTGTGAAGAGGATGTAGCAGAGATTGAGGTGAAGCCTGATGGTTCTTGGCGAGTTAAGACTAAAAGTGAAAGTGATCGTAGGGAGCTTGGGGAACTTGGACGGTGGCACCTTCCTGATAGCACACTTAGTGCCCCAACAGAAGGAGAAAGTATCCCAAAGACGGAAGTGTTGAAGCAGGTCAAACTGGAAGGTGTTTCAGAAGGTCGTACTGGATTGAAACTTGGAATCAGGAAGAATCACAACGGCTTTTGGGAATTCAGCAAACCTGAAGATATGAACACTTCTTCTGGTAATAGATTACAAGAGCAGTTTGCAGACCACGAGCTAAAAGTTATCCCAATGAGCAGCAGTGCCACTGGAAGTGGTAGGGATGGTGAAGATGCGAGTGTAAATCAGGATGGTGGTGGGAACTTTGATTTCTCTACTAACAATGGGATTGAGATGGATTCTTTTTCTCTGAATGTGTATGGATTTTCGGGACAAAATCCTTCTGCACCAGTCGGAGACGCAGAAGTTGTTTTACTTAGTGATTCTGATGACGATATAATGCCCTCTGGAACCATATATAGGAATGACAGAACTGATGCTTCTGGGATTAGTTTTCCTGCGGCGCCTTCTGGAATTGCTGATTCATTTGGTGGCGATCCGACGCTTGGAAATGGTGGGAACTCATGCATGGATCTTTTTGGCAATGATGATGAATTTATTCCTCTCTGGTCATCATTACCTCCCGGAACTCAATCTGGCCCTGGGTTCCAGTTATTTACTTCTGAGGCAGATGTACCAGATACCCTAGGTGGTCTGCAGCATGGTTCCATCCATTGTTCCACATCTATGAATGGATACACACTGGCTCCAGAAACTACCATGGGATCTGCTACCCTATTACCTGATTCGTCTGTTGCACGTTCAGATGTTGACATGAACGGTGGCTTAGTTGATTATCCAATGGTATTTCCTGGTGATGACCCTTCTCTTCAAATTTTTCTTCCCACAAGACCATCGGATGCATCAGTTCATTCTGATTTGAGAGATCAGGTTGATATGTCAAATGGTGTCCACACCGATGATTGGATATCTCTTAGGCTTGGGGGCGACGCCAGTGGCATCAATGGCACACCTGCAACTCCTAATGGTTTGAATTCTAGAGTGCAAATGCCATCCAGAGAAGGTGCCATGGATTCTTTGGCTGATACAG CTTCTTTGCTTCTCGGTGTGAATGATGGTAGCAGATCTGACAGAAGTAGGCGAAGATCAAATAGTCCTTTCTCATTTCCTCGCCAAAAACGTTCTGCGAGACCGCGATTGTTTCTTTCTATTGACTCGGACTCTGACTAG
- the LOC126615146 gene encoding general transcription factor IIH subunit 2, with the protein MNNGEQRRLNGEAEEDEDDDDANNGGLAAWERAYADERSWESLQEDESGLLQPIDNQSLKHAQYRRRLRAASTARIQKGLIRYLFIVIDLSKAAAEMDFRPSRMGVVAKHVEAFIREFFYQNPLSQVGLVTVKDGVAHCLTDLGGSPESHVKALMGKLECSGDSSLQNALDLVHGYLNQIPSYGHREVLILYSALSTCDPGDIMETIQKCKKSKIRCSVIGLSAEIFICKHLCQETGGLYYIALDEAHLKELILEHAPPPPAIAEFAIANLIKMGFPQRAGEGSVAICSCHKEAKVGAGYTCPRCKARVCELPTECRICGLTLISSPHLARSYHHLFPIVPFDEVPLSLLIDQQNKFPRACFGCQQNLLGPGNKPGLRVACPKCKQHFCLECDIYIHESLHNCPGCESTRHSRIPNINEG; encoded by the exons ATGAACAACGGCGAACAAAGACGCCTAAACGGAGAAGCTGAGGAAGACGAAGACGACGACGACGCAAACAATGGTGGCCTCGCTGCCTGGGAGCGAGCTTACGCCGACGAGAGGTCGTGGGAGTCTCTGCAGGAGGACGAGTCCGGGCTTCTCCAGCCCATTGACAACCAGTCCCTCAAACATGCCCAATACCGCCGCCGCCTTCGCGCCGCCTCCACAGCCCGAATCCAAAAGGGTCTCATTCGTTATCTTTTCATTGTTATCGACCTCTCTAAG GCAGCTGCAGAAATGGATTTTCGACCAAGCCGAATGGGGGTCGTTGCAAAACATGTTGAGGCTTTCATAAGAGAGTTTTTCTACCAGAATCCGCTGAGTCAAGTTGGCCTGGTGACTGTAAAAGATGGTGTTGCTCATTGCTTGACGGATCTTGGTGGCAGTCCCGAGTCTCATGTTAAAGCTTTGATGGGTAAACTGGAATGCTCTGGTGACTCGTCCCTACAGAACGCATTGGATCTTGTACATGGGTATCTTAATCAGATTCCATCATATGGTCATAGAGAAGTATTGATCTTATATTCAGCTCTCAGTACCTGTGATCCTGGAGATATAATGGAAACTATCCAGAAGTGTAAGAAATCCAAAATTAGGTGCTCAGTTATCGGTCTCTCAGCAGAAATTTTCATATGCAAACATCTATGCCAAGAAACCGGTGGCTTGTACTATATTGCATTGGATGAG GCACACTTAAAAGAGTTGATATTGGAACATGCACCTCCACCTCCAGCAATAGCAGAATTTGCAATTGCTAACTTGATAAAGATGGGCTTCCCACAAAGAGCAGGAGAGGGCTCTGTGGCCATTTGTTCATGTCACAAGGAGGCAAAGGTAGGAGCTGGATACACTTGTCCTAGGTGCAAGGCTCGTGTTTGTGAGCTACCTACAGAATGTCGCATTTGTGGGCTGACACTCATTTCTTCCCCTCATTTAGCAAGGTCTTATCATCATCTCTTTCCCATTGTACCTTTTGACGAGGTCCCTCTGTCACTACTAATTGATCAACAAAACAAGTTTCCTAGAGCTTGTTTCGGCTGCCAACAAAATCTTCTCGGTCCTG GAAACAAGCCCGGCCTTCGGGTCGCTTGCCCAAAATGCAAACAGCACTTCTGCCTTGAATGCGACATATATATTCATGAAAGCTTGCATAACTGCCCAGGTTGTGAGAGCACTAGGCATTCCAGGATTCCAAATATAAATGAAGGATGA